In the uncultured Methanobrevibacter sp. genome, one interval contains:
- a CDS encoding tetratricopeptide repeat protein translates to YLLNKKGDNLSRLDRFDESIECYDKALEIEGDNEYIWNNKAIAMLNSGNIEEALEASNGALNANPNNPVVLYWRGFILEILAEFDKALEVYDKLITIDDTNPEVWNARGNVLTDMERPEEALEAYDKALELCLEDALLDLGRFEEAIECYDKAIELEPRNTSFLLNKGVVLMELGRFDEAEILFTKVLALDPSNDDARVLKMECLENM, encoded by the coding sequence TTATCTCTTAAACAAAAAAGGAGACAATTTAAGCAGGCTCGACCGTTTTGATGAATCCATTGAATGTTATGACAAGGCTTTGGAAATAGAAGGGGATAACGAATACATCTGGAACAACAAGGCAATAGCTATGCTTAACTCTGGGAATATAGAAGAAGCTCTTGAAGCAAGCAATGGAGCATTGAATGCAAACCCTAACAATCCAGTAGTTCTCTATTGGAGAGGATTCATTTTGGAAATCTTGGCAGAATTCGATAAGGCCTTAGAGGTTTATGATAAATTGATCACCATTGATGACACCAACCCAGAAGTTTGGAATGCACGTGGAAATGTATTGACTGATATGGAAAGGCCTGAAGAGGCATTGGAAGCATATGACAAGGCTTTGGAATTATGTTTGGAAGATGCTCTTCTTGATCTTGGTAGATTTGAAGAGGCAATTGAATGCTATGACAAGGCAATAGAACTCGAACCAAGGAACACATCATTCCTCTTAAACAAAGGAGTTGTTCTAATGGAACTTGGTAGATTCGATGAAGCAGAAATCCTTTTCACTAAAGTTCTTGCTCTCGACCCATCAAACGATGATGCAAGAGTCCTAAAAATGGAATGCTTGGAAAATATGTAA
- a CDS encoding adhesin, whose amino-acid sequence MIPDNNKSKLILILVIILAIAIVFFGYAISMNNSSNSNEGIDANVDDAFIINQSYPDGPTAEAKIDTSNVNSELLGENELGTVELLGPFGNPNSNIKIAYSIGMHPLESKAHKALFDTVNSKSASLNYCYYIYKINVTNYDADDEGRMDGQLLAQEFVAPHIINNDYDLFVDVHSNKGMISGTYEETNFVFAVGQDEKSEAFVNKILNKMPELVYYFPSAQSSPPYITLPTEQAGIPTVNYETYCYEPINTTYDLMNKFVDTVDSLEF is encoded by the coding sequence ATGATACCAGATAACAATAAATCAAAATTAATACTTATTTTAGTGATTATCTTAGCGATAGCTATTGTTTTCTTTGGATATGCAATATCTATGAATAATTCAAGCAATTCTAATGAGGGCATTGATGCAAATGTTGATGATGCATTCATAATTAACCAGTCATATCCGGATGGGCCAACCGCTGAAGCGAAAATAGACACTTCCAATGTGAACTCTGAGTTGCTTGGTGAAAATGAGTTGGGGACAGTAGAATTGTTAGGACCTTTTGGAAACCCTAATTCAAACATTAAAATAGCTTATTCAATCGGTATGCATCCATTGGAAAGCAAGGCTCATAAGGCTTTATTTGATACTGTAAATTCTAAAAGCGCTTCTTTGAATTATTGTTATTATATCTACAAAATCAATGTAACAAATTATGATGCTGATGATGAGGGCAGAATGGATGGTCAGTTGCTTGCTCAGGAGTTTGTAGCCCCTCATATAATCAACAATGATTATGACCTTTTTGTGGATGTTCATAGCAATAAGGGAATGATTTCAGGAACTTATGAAGAGACTAATTTTGTCTTTGCAGTAGGTCAGGATGAAAAGTCAGAAGCCTTTGTAAATAAGATCTTAAATAAAATGCCAGAGCTGGTTTATTATTTCCCAAGTGCACAGTCAAGTCCACCTTATATCACATTGCCTACAGAACAGGCAGGAATCCCTACAGTAAACTATGAAACATATTGTTATGAACCGATCAATACAACTTATGATTTGATGAATAAGTTTGTAGATACAGTTGATAGTTTAGAATTTTAA
- a CDS encoding adhesin, giving the protein MFKNNYPEEPTDEAKVDSSLYDAELIGENDLGTIHLHGPFGNTDSDIKVAYLIGMHPMESKAHRGLFDTIVEWDKEGILNYSYYIYNINVVGELDAETEGRMDGQLLAQEFAAPHIIDNKYDFFADIHSNKGLKGPGTYAKTNFIFAPGFDEESTHILNILLDKITELVYYAPEYRTSPPYITIPVVGSGIPTIVYETYSYEPMERTYDLSEKLVNAIDNLKF; this is encoded by the coding sequence ATGTTTAAGAATAATTATCCAGAAGAGCCTACAGATGAAGCAAAAGTGGATTCTTCATTATATGATGCAGAATTGATTGGAGAAAATGATTTAGGAACTATTCATCTTCATGGGCCTTTTGGAAACACAGATTCAGATATTAAAGTAGCTTACTTAATTGGTATGCATCCAATGGAAAGTAAGGCTCATAGAGGCTTGTTTGATACCATAGTTGAATGGGATAAGGAAGGAATTTTAAACTATTCCTATTATATTTACAATATAAATGTGGTTGGAGAGCTTGACGCAGAAACAGAAGGTCGTATGGATGGCCAATTGCTTGCTCAAGAGTTTGCAGCTCCTCATATAATAGATAATAAATATGATTTCTTTGCAGATATTCATAGCAATAAAGGATTGAAGGGTCCTGGAACTTATGCAAAAACCAATTTCATTTTCGCTCCAGGATTTGATGAGGAATCAACACATATTTTGAATATTCTTTTGGATAAGATCACTGAACTTGTTTATTATGCTCCAGAGTATAGGACAAGTCCTCCATACATTACAATTCCTGTTGTAGGAAGTGGGATTCCAACAATTGTGTATGAAACTTATTCCTATGAGCCAATGGAAAGAACATATGATTTAAGTGAAAAATTAGTCAATGCAATTGATAATCTAAAGTTTTGA